GGAACACGTAAAAGCGGCCGTAAACGATCCCGGCAAAATTGTCATCTTCTCCACATCGCCGTCTGTGCGTGTAGCTCTCGGGGAAGAATTCGGCATGGAAGAGGGGAGCTTTGTGGAAGGCCGCATGGTTGCACTGCTCCGTGCTCTGGGCGGTGATTACATACTGGATACCAACTTTGCAGCAGACTTAACCATCATGGAAGAGGCCAACGAACTGATCCGCCGTTTAACAAG
This genomic interval from Anaerotignum faecicola contains the following:
- a CDS encoding hydrogenase — translated: EHVKAAVNDPGKIVIFSTSPSVRVALGEEFGMEEGSFVEGRMVALLRALGGDYILDTNFAADLTIMEEANELIRRLTSSNIPIPQLTSCCPAWVKFVETYYPEFKENLSTSKSPIGMQGPTIKTYFANQENLDPKKIVNVAVTPCTAKKF